From the Pocillopora verrucosa isolate sample1 chromosome 11, ASM3666991v2, whole genome shotgun sequence genome, the window TATTTCCAAACCTTCGTAgcatgttgtttttcatgatacAGCGGGTAGAGCGACACATTCCGTCACGCTATGAAATCGATTTTACTACGCAGTGACAGAGAAAGCAGACGATAGGTGGATAAAATTCCAATGTAAAACTGTCAATCTCTGCGCGAAGATCACGCGATCCTACAGAGATCTGATTTGCTGCTTTAAATAGAATGCTAATACAAGTTCAGTTTCTCGGAATCTCAAACGAAACAGGGCTGTGTTTTTCTCAGCAATTCGTGATGGAGTCGCTtctaaaaaacctcaaagagcaCGTAACATGTTCGATTTGTTTGGATACTTACACCAAACCCAAGACCATTGCTTGTCTTCATACGTTCTGCTGTGAATGCCTAGAGAGACATGCACTAGCGAGACAAAAACAGGGGTTTTATCCATGCCCCGAGTGTCAAGCACAAATTGGCATCCCTGAAGGAAAGCGTTTTGATAATATGCCGAGCAGTTTtctgcacaacagtttgttgagtcttcttGCAGTTCGACGCAGCGGCGAAGGAAATGAGATCAGCTGTAGTACATGCCAGAAGAAGAGCGCTGAGATCAACTACTGCTTTGATTGCGAGAAGTTTATGTGCCCAGACTGTGTGAAAGCACACGAAGTGTTTCGAGAAACTATGTTTGAGggacacaaagtcacaccaGTGCAACAGTTTCAAGCCTCAGAATACGAGGCCTTGTTGAAAAGGCAGTCATTTTGCTCAGAGAATTACcacaaaaaagatgtgattCGTTTTTTTTGCGTTGACTGTCAAAGGTGTGTATGTCAAGTTTGCATCGCCACTGATCACAAAAGCCACGATGTTGTTCCGCTTGAAAAGGCAGCggacgatgaaaaagcaaacatcattgCCCGAGCTGAGCtcgtaaaagagaagaaagaggtCTGCCGAGATGTTATTCGTGAATTTGAGAACACGGAACATGAGTTGGAAACAAATATTACCACAGCTAAACGCCAAGTCTCTCAAGCAACCGaacagatgatgggaaagcTTCGCCAACTGGAGCGTGAAGCCATTACTGTCCTCGAGAAGACTCGCGTGTCAAGGattgagaaattacattctggaaaagcatcggttgtgtcttttgaaaagcaacttgaccaagcatttgagttcagtaacaaCCTGGTTGAGAGAAGCTCAAGTTCagacataatgcaaaacaagaaaaatgtagaagaacgaATCGAAGACCTCATCAAGACCACAATGCCAGCACTTCCGGTTAGCTCGTATGTAGAATTTGTGACGACATGTGAACCAGAGAGTTTGAGTCTGGGATTTACGAAATTCAGCGAAACTGATGTGCAAGGATCGGTCATGAAAGGACtggatcaaaattttcaaactggtatAGAGGCAGAGCTACTAATTTGTCCCAAAACAAgcgaaggagaaatcagaaacactcagcACACAGATCGTGTTGAAATACACATGGACCCTGCGGATCAGGTGAGGAGTTTGGCGACGAGTGAAAAAGAGGATGGAAATTTCCAAGGAAAATTTGTAGTGAAAGTACCAGGTACTtataaaatagaagtaaagatAAATGGACAGAAACTTGCCAAGAGTCCATTTTCTATTCTGGTTAAAGCACGAGAGTTAAATGTTGTAGGCAAGTTAGACTTTCAGGGAGAAACGCTCCAAGCTCCAGCCGGCATTGCAGTGAATAGCAAAGGTGTTATTGCTGTGGCTGATCATAGAGGTCACAGTGTCCTGGTATTTGATGAGACAGGAAAGTTTGTGCGAAAACTTGGTTCCTATGGAGACAAGGATGGACAATTAAACAAACCAGACGATCTCACGTTCATAAACGATGACGAGATTCTGGTGGCGGATCAATTGAATCACCGAATACAGCAGTTGAATGtacagacagggaactttgtaaaaagctttggaaaaaagggaagtggagatggagagtttaCGAATCCCGTAAGTGTTTGTACTACAAGTGATGGATGTTTTATCGTTGTAACAGAGTATGTTAACAgcagaattcaggtgtttacGATGGATAGTgaacctgtgtttaagtttggagacagCGGCCCAGAAAAACTGGATCGTCCAGTCAGCTGCGTTTATTGCAAGGAAAAGTTCTTTGTAACTGATCTCAGAaataactgtgtgaaagtgtttgatgggAAAGGGcagtttttgtacaagtttggagaaaaaggaaacggtgatgGACAGATTTATTCCCCTTAtggcttatgtgttgacaaaGATAACAACATTTTCTTATGTGAGAAGGGAAATAATCGCGTTGAACAGTTTACATTGGAAGGAACTTTCATTGGAAAGACAAGTACTAATATTCAATTTGGATGGCCCTGGAGTGTTACCCCAATGCTAGATGGTCGGATTTTAGTCACAGACTtcaaagagaaagaagtttaCGTTCTGAAATGAGTACCCAATTTTTGAAAGGAACAATCAATTCTTCGTAAGCAAACCTTTTGCGAATATCTTTAGGtttttattactttcaattATTAATTTACGGAAAATTGTGACCTTTCATGTGTCGCAAGAGAATTCGAAAGAAAATGGCTAGAATTAGCAAATTACCTTCTAATTTTTCTTAGAGAGTTCAAAGAATTGTCGATGCGTCACTTCattaatgtaattttttgtGTTGTGAGTTGATTATAGCGgaaggactgagtggagtccaattgtTGGAAACTGTACGATACGTTAATTATTCCTATTTGATTGACATTGATGagtgatttcgtttatctaCACATAACCAAACAATATGTATGTGGCACGAGTTTTATCGCCCCATATATGGCACTGTTCTACGTGTTTACAACGGGACGTTGAGTGTGTGTTTCCTTCGAATAAGTCGAGAGTTGTGAGTGGGAGTTAACCGAAGCATTTTAGTAAAATCTTCAAATCAAGTGAATAACTCGTGAGTTAATAAGGAAGCAtggtacagctttttcacgttttcgacacAATTCGGTCTCTAATCATTCTGGTGAGTGACAAAATCGGACAACTGCAAAGCGGGaatccgatttgtcaatcacgagttaGAAAGCAAGCAGACATCAGTTATACGTTTAGTATCTGTAATCACATAGGCTCGAGGGCActtatgattacttttttatcaCATTAAGTGCTAAATTTTTGAGGGAATTGCATTCACGCACGATTTCCGTGGAATGAAGCCCTTTCAATACCGCTACAAATGTCAAAACACTGATCAATAGACTCGATGAACATTTTATTCTCAAAATATAGTTAACAACGGCTTCACTCAGTTAAGCCAATCAATACCTAGTTGCCGCTAACAGCAAAGAGGTTCAATCAGCAGCAAGTGACTAAGAAAAGATTCCCTTTtcctcagccaatcagcattcagtaattttgccccgcACGTGATAcgtaaaacataaaaaaaaaaaaacagttaactcGCCGAAATGCGCGACGACAGCGAGTGCATATGATGTGccctgtccacttacacaggcatgatatgtcaactgttctattcaattgtccaattacaagcatgacaccTACGCTGTTCATAcattataaattaattgaataaattaCTGATATTGTAGGCTATTTTCCACTGTATTCATGAACTGTTCTTCAGTGCTTACCCATTAGGTTTGTATAGTGTTGGCCATTGTTGAAACAAATATCTTACTGAATCCATTGTTAATAAATTTACTCGTTTGATTGGCAAAAGTGTGTTACTGTGCAAAAAGAATGGCTACCTGAGCAATAgataaattttcttgtttttttgcaCTAAAATCTCTTCTTGGATGAAGTAGCCTATTTAggattttattttgactttgCCAGATTGCATTAGTTGAAAGCTAAGATGTGATGTTCAAGACTACCCCTTCCGCCTGACTTGGTTCGGTTTAAGAGCaaagttaaccaagatgttttgttgcaaattttcattgttcagagacagagcaaattagatgaagtaacagggaggactggggaggctgatggtttgggaggcattccagCTTCACAGCCTCCCCTCACCACACCCCTGGAAAGACGTAATATTCCTCCACAACTGAGCATGACACTGGAGCACATTATGGGACAGCTGGATGTGCTAACACAGGTTGGTCGTGAAAACATATCGGAACAGGGAATTATTTGTAGAAACCAAGAGCCTTGGGTGTGGGGTGGGGATGCACTTCTGGTAATAACCCCATCACACTGCCATGCATTGGGGAGAATACCAGAGGTTGAAGGGGGACCATGTCAGGGGAAAACGGGCAAAAGGGTGTGGCCCGATGAAAAGCTGACACATATCAATTACtaatcaatatccattttaaaacatcCTTAAACAAGACAAGAGACTTTGAAACGGGGGGCGTGGCTTCCATACtgtattcaatttttgttaGTTCCTTTTACCAGCCTTTGAGAAGCATGGTCTCTTTTATCCTGAATCAGgaattttttaaggggggggggggggtgggtggtgGGAAAGCACTACAATCGTTCTCTCTCTACCCTCCCCCTTGAAAAAGGACTTCCTGATTGCAAGATTTACTCTACCCTTTCCTTGAAAAAGGACTACCTGATAGCAATATTAAGCTCATTTCTCCAACAGCAATTGGCTGTTAAGTCCATAACCGTCTTTGGGGAAAAAGGTCATGAACAGTCTCGTtctggctaaattgaagattatttaggatgaggtcttgtgaaataatggctaaactttgtttaaataatcagatcAAGAAAGCAACTTCTATGGATAAGTTTTAGTACCGTGTATTCGAATATTTACTAGATAGCATATGGACATTATAAATTTACAGACTATAATAATCACTTCTGGAAATCCAAGAGTTAAAAGGGTATCATTCAGTGTAGTACATTGTGTTCTGTGGTATGTATCAAAACCATTAATATTCTTTTCCAATCCCAGGTTTTTGAAGTTGGTCAAAAAGCTGATCCACaagaagaagtaaacatcagtGAAGGTAcatttaactccaagaagtgaatTAAACTGAACTTTATCTTATGTAATGTTACAAATGTAGGATGCAACTCTCCACTGAAGGCATCTGTCTATTGTTGAAgggatgtgaagaaaaaagccCTTAATGCCactttcaataaaaaagagtaaataaagtcTGTTTGTAAGCAAAGTGACCCAACTAGTGGGAGATTATTCTGgcttccttagcatgaagcaactaggagttTCACCACTCCCCCCCTAGATGGGATATCAGctcatcacaaggttacccccccccccccagcatttcatcaggcttccctgaaaattatTCGGTACCCAGTTATACTCCTCTTACTTTCGATTTAATGGTACATGactttgtatattctccatcaCAATTGCAAGTTTTCCTCTAGCAAAAGTCTGggagaaaattattatcaattgcaTCAGAGGTTACATAGCCAGGGctcatgttaaatttttatttcatatagtAGATGACAGCAGATCAAAGAGATGCTTAAAAGATTTAAATGAGGAGCTACTTTGCTGTATCTGTCGTGAACTGATGGTATTGGCACACACTTTGCCTTGCTCACAcactttctgttttggttgTATCAGGGACTGGCTTTGGTGAGACATATCATGGAGCATTTTTTTAGTTCTAAATTCATCTTAACCTGTAACCtttttaacccctaagggtgataagcatctaatttctccttacaatatcacccttaaatcacacattaaagtagcaagaataaaggaaacaatccccattattatttttcttgtttctacTTAGTCATTCAAAAGACTGTCGAGCAAAGGCTCAACTCAAGTCTGCTGTACCAGTGAAGGTGAgtgaatcctttacaccctaacatcagtatgcatattctccatactgtttgctctacatttcctaaagtgctgacaaggagaaattgttgaacaatcaagggcttctttagtcagtgattatttcctgtattttcatgaccttaatgtgtgattcaggggtgatattgtaaggagaaattagatgcttgttaCTCTTAGGGTTCTAAGGGTTATCAGTTGGAGGGGTGATTAGAAAAGAGCCCTAAGGTTATTTTTTATGGAACAccaacttcttctttcttttttgtgagGTAATACAAAACAATGTGGAAGGAGAATCTTGTAGTTCATCACAAGTcatttaaggctttttttttctctccactTCAATTTTGCTTGCTCAGTTAGTGAAAGTTAAGGTGAATTGTATTCTATAAGACATTCTCATGTTATTTAAGCGTACTGTTTTGTCAGATTGTGACATCCTAGAATAGGGGTGGATTTTAAACACTGTACTTGAGATGTATTTGCTTGTCTGTCAAGACCAGTCTGTGTCAGGTCTAGATGCATTCTCTACAAGTTTAACATGCATATTTTTGTGCTCTTATCAGTGAACTGCGCTATAAACTTACTCAATGACTCAATTCTTATTcacatgtaaacaattttttttttcatttctgtgacATGTCCTGTATTTTGCATATCAGAGACAAGGatttaattgtaatgataatgaGTAAGTGCTAAGCTTTCTGTTTGACCTTCCAGGTGCTAGACAATACAATAAACAAAGTAGCAGAAGAAGTTCTTTCTCCAGAGGGACTTGAAGAAAGGCAGCTGAAAATTCAGGTGAGcagtgatttgaaaaaaaccttCCACTTTTGTTGTTGCAgttaagttttgtatttgatcttttaataaacaaattcttatgAACTGAACATATCATTCCTATAGcatttttcttgtctttctaacataattaaaacaaataattaacaattgtaTTTCACCTCAGTGGAGGTGAacaatggtggatatttaccttgccATTTTGTGGCTCAGCTAATATCCGCCAATATTCACTaacactttggtgaataattgttttgatatataccatacagaaaccaaaaaaaattagttcatttctgtcaatataacaaaaaatggttgaaattaattttttctcttcacctGCTTGGcagtgaatagtacttgctgatctcttctgaacaaaggaatcagTACacatgaaaagcactattcacctgtgtgatATTTTCTGACAAGTGATGTTTGCATGTGTAAGATTCTTTGTGAACTGCTGtgtacaaaagattaaaaaagcaaaatcaaatttaccagTATTgctttttcatgtcatttcacttttgtttatagaaaattgcatgtaatatttttttcgtcAATTCTCTGAAACATATCagatatttttgtcttcaagattgttcttgtttgtttgtttttaattttttagctgcttaaccctttcactcccaagatctaattagtaattctccttactatatgccatacaattcttatgatgttagttcagagaatttggtattggatcaactaataatcccatgattgacattcttctctattcttgtcacttccctgcttgatattgtattgatattgtaaggagaaattctgtcttggtcacttgtgggagtgaaagggttaagcctcCTACATGTAACTGGTAGTGTGTTAAATAGCTTTTTGTGATGCTTTCAGTGCTACTGACTCCCACAGAAAAAGAGCAGCATCCCCATCTGTACCAACACCCCATACTCATGACCCCCTCCAAGGACTGCACCTGAAGAGGCTGCTGCCCAAGGTAAGTCTGGACAAGTTGTGAATTCATCAAATAGGAAATTATAAGATTAAATAAGAAGATTAAATATGAGATGGCAGCTTAACCTGTTctcttaagagtgactagcatctaaattctcctttcaatatcacccctgaatcaaacattaaggtcatgagaaagtaggaaatgatcacaaactaacaaaccctcttgattgttaatcaaattctccttgtcagcaccgaaggaaatatttagagagcagtagggagaatatgtatactaaTGTTAGGGAGTGAGGGGTAAATGTCTAGAGCTCTGAGTTCAAGACTTGGACATgttgctgtgttgtgttcttgggtgagacactttactttcacagggttctctccacccaggattATATATGGATACTGCTGTCaaggaaacctgatgaaatgctggggggtaacctgcaatggactgacatcccatctgggagggggggggatgtaaaaccaaaacctaaaaaatCTCATAGACCaaccagatgaaaagaaaataacacgAGCAGGTGATAAGAACTgacagtgaaaacaaacaaactggctGAGcccaggtaaaaatataaggtgggatcccgccaatcccacctgggatcccaggtgtGTCCCGGGTGGGATCCCGCCTTTTTCAggtgggatcccgggtgggattatggaacatcccgcatgggatcccacctgggattatggaacatcccgcatgggatcccacctgggattatggaacatcccgcatgggatcccacctgggattatggaacatcccgcatgggatcccacctgggattatggaacatcccgcatgggatcccacctgggattatggaacatcccgcatgggatcccacatgggattatggaacatcctgcatgggatcccacctgggattatggaacatcctgcatgggatcccacatgggatcccgccttaaattcctaatagcatcccacctgggaaagcaCATCCCGGGCAGGATTAAACctagaatcccaccaatccctcttgggatcctgcctcaaatttcagatagtttcccacctgggaaatcATATCCAAGGCGGGATTGCATctgggatcctgccaatcccagtttagaccctgcataaaattacagatggcctc encodes:
- the LOC131796950 gene encoding E3 ubiquitin-protein ligase TRIM71-like — its product is MLIQVQFLGISNETGLCFSQQFVMESLLKNLKEHVTCSICLDTYTKPKTIACLHTFCCECLERHALARQKQGFYPCPECQAQIGIPEGKRFDNMPSSFLHNSLLSLLAVRRSGEGNEISCSTCQKKSAEINYCFDCEKFMCPDCVKAHEVFRETMFEGHKVTPVQQFQASEYEALLKRQSFCSENYHKKDVIRFFCVDCQRCVCQVCIATDHKSHDVVPLEKAADDEKANIIARAELVKEKKEVCRDVIREFENTEHELETNITTAKRQVSQATEQMMGKLRQLEREAITVLEKTRVSRIEKLHSGKASVVSFEKQLDQAFEFSNNLVERSSSSDIMQNKKNVEERIEDLIKTTMPALPVSSYVEFVTTCEPESLSLGFTKFSETDVQGSVMKGLDQNFQTGIEAELLICPKTSEGEIRNTQHTDRVEIHMDPADQVRSLATSEKEDGNFQGKFVVKVPGTYKIEVKINGQKLAKSPFSILVKARELNVVGKLDFQGETLQAPAGIAVNSKGVIAVADHRGHSVLVFDETGKFVRKLGSYGDKDGQLNKPDDLTFINDDEILVADQLNHRIQQLNVQTGNFVKSFGKKGSGDGEFTNPVSVCTTSDGCFIVVTEYVNSRIQVFTMDSEPVFKFGDSGPEKLDRPVSCVYCKEKFFVTDLRNNCVKVFDGKGQFLYKFGEKGNGDGQIYSPYGLCVDKDNNIFLCEKGNNRVEQFTLEGTFIGKTSTNIQFGWPWSVTPMLDGRILVTDFKEKEVYVLK
- the LOC131785283 gene encoding E3 ubiquitin-protein ligase RNF8-like produces the protein MTLEHIMGQLDVLTQVFEVGQKADPQEEVNISEVDDSRSKRCLKDLNEELLCCICRELMVLAHTLPCSHTFCFGCIRDWLCHSKDCRAKAQLKSAVPVKVSESFTP